The DNA segment GGCATTATGGTAAATTTAATGCTGCTTTACTCTTGATTGCCATTTTTGGAACCATACTATTTGTATGGGTGGAGCGGACAATTGCGGCACCATTAATCCAGTTGTCCGTATTCCAGAACCCGGTATGGAGTGCTGCACTGATCATGAATGTATTGGTTGCGACAGTAATGATGGCAACATTGGTGATCGGGCCTTTCTATCTCTCCTCTGCGCTGGGACTCAGCCAGGCATCTGTTGGAATGGTAATGTCGATCGGTCCGGTTCTCTCTATATTGAGTGGTGTCCCGGCTGGTCGCATTGTTGACCATTGGGGACCAGCGTTATCGGTCATCATTGGACTCATCCTGATGGTTGCTGGTTCATTTATGCTATCCGCTTTTTCAGGGATTTTAGGAATTGCTGGTTACATTACTGCCATTGCGATTTTAACTCCTGGTTATCAGTTGTTCCAGGCAGCGAATAGCACTTCTATAATGACGGAGGTCCTTCCAGGGCAACAGGGTGTGATGTCTGGGTTACTTAATTTGTCGCGCAATCTCGGACTGATCACTGGTGCATCGGTTATGGGGGCCGTATTTTCTCTTGCGTCTGGTACAAATGAAATGACATCAGCCGGTGCTGAGGCCATTTTGATCGGGATGCGGATTACCTTTGCAGTTGCCGGAATACTGATTGTCTTTGCGCTAGCTATTGCGATCCGTAGCTCCAATAAATATAAACGTTAGTTAAAGTTTACTCCTTATTTATTCAGGAGCGGATACCGGTCGGTCTTTGAACGATAGAAAATAATTTACATCTTCGATATCAATAGGCAAACCAGCCTTACAATGAATGACAGAAGAAACGTATCAACCATGCTATTTAGACTCGATCACTGAAGTCAGTGACAGGTACTATATTTTAAATTGCTTTTCGAGAACATTAGCTAAAGAAGATTACTATTATGAAATGCACATCGAATCTGACCATACATTGGAGATCATTAAGACGTATGTAGATGGCTATATTTATGTAGAACTCATTTCTGCCAGTAAGCTGGAAATACATACCGGAGAATTTTATTCAGAAAGCTTCAGCGATGGGGAGATGGGTTATACCAGATTTTTTTTTACTGAAGTTGAAAAGGCGTCAAGGCTTGAATGGAAATCAAAAGTTATGGATTTGAGAGAAAAATTTGATGATCTATTAAAAGAAAGAGTTTCCGATTACGAATTTGCACGAAATAAAGTCGTAGATAAATACCAGTCTATTTATGATCAACATATTCAAAGCGGAAATACCTTCGGACTAACGGTCTCTGAAATATCAAAAACCAATCTTTTCAATAGATTATATACCATATTTAATGGTAGTGTTTCCACCTACTATTTAGATCAACTGGCAGGGGCAAATGGAAAAACAACATTGATGAAGGATTGGGCACTTGAATATTTAGATTGGGAAACGAGGTTTAATAATGTAGTAAAGGTTAATTTGAAAGACGATCAATTAATTAAGACACATGTTGTAAATATTTACACCAACACATTTGAACATATGATGTCAAATTTAAAGTACAACTATAAAAATGTTGACGAGTTGAAATATACCAGACTTTTTAATTCCGTTATACAAGGACTGAACTAATATTGCTTATGTGGGCAGCTACTACTGCAACTCGTCTGCAATCACAGAACAAGCAAATAAAAGTACAGCTGATAATGGAGGGATAGATTTTTATAATTTCTGAAAAATTTGAATAATGAATGAAAATGACACCAAGCGACTTTCAAGGCTGACTGCAATTTTAACCCAATTGCAAACGAAAAGACTTTTGACTGCAGCGGAGTTGGCAAATAAGTTTTCGGTAAGTACCAGAACAATTTACAGAGACATCAAAGCATTAGAGCAAGCAGGAGTTCCGGTTTTGACGGAAGAAGGAAAAGGTTACACCTTAATGGAAGGTTATAGAATTCCCCCTGTTATGTTCACAGAGAAGCAAGCCAATGCTTTAATTCTTGCTGAACAATTGGTGCTAAAGAATAAAGACGCTTCTTTTGTCGAAGACTATCTGGAAGCCATCAATAAAATTAAAGCCGTTTTAGGAAATAATGTAAAAAATAAAGCAGAGCTGCTGACCGAAAGAACTCGATTTAGTCAAAATGTTAACAGTGAGAGAAATAGTAATAACCTATCTGATTTACAGTTTGCCCTTACAAATTTTTGCCTGATAAGAATCAAATATACCAACGAAGCGGATAAAAGCACCGATAGGCTGATTGAGCCTTTTGCAATATTAAGCACACAAGAAAATTGGTTATTGGTTGCATGGTGCCGTTTACGCAATGAGTTTCGGTATTTTCGTTTAGACAGGATTAAAAAACTGGAAATCCTTGCCGAAAAGTTCAGCCCTCACAAAATGACCTTGCAGGAATATTTTGATAAGCATTATTAATTTCTTACTACTCTTGACATAAGGCTGTCATTCTGCTGATTTAGATTTGCGACATCATTTAAAAAACAACCTTATGATTAGTCAGTTAGCAAACCTAAATTGGATCGGCGTTTTACTCGCATTTATTACCTATTTTTTTCTCGGAGCCTTATGGTTCACCCTGCTTTTTAATAAGCAATACAAAATTTCTTTAGGTCGCGATAACGAGACATTACCCAACAAAGCTATTTTTATTGTCGGACCTGCACTTTGTACGCTGGTCATTACCGTGGTGACTGCCGTTTTGATGCATGCCCTGAATATTCAGTCTTTTGGAGCTGCGTTGGAACTTTCTTTAATTGTTGGTGTCGGGTATTTGTTTGCCAATACGGTCAATATTGCCATCAACCCAAATATCCCCCGGCCAATTCTCTATGGAATTATAAGCGGAACCTATCATTTAGTGGGTATCCTGTTGGTAAGTGTTATTTTAATGGCAATGAAATAAGAAAGCCCGTATGAAAAAAGAAGTTATAGCTACTTTTTGTCCGGCAAGTCAGCAGGATTGGAGAGAATGGTTGATAGAAAACCACAGTTCGAAACAATCGGTTTGGCTTGTTTACTATAAAAAGAAATGTAATGTTCCAACAATAAATTACAGTGATGCCGTCGACGAAGCACTTTGTTTTGGCTGGATAGACAGCACTAAAAAATCCCTTGACGATGATACGTTTATGCAGTTTTTCTGCAAGCGGAAGCCGAATAGTGTCTGGTCAAAAATTAACAAACTAAAGGTAGAGCAATTAATTAATAGCGGACTGATGACCAGGGCAGGTCTTGATCGTATTGAAGTTGCAAAACAAAATGGTTCCTGGGAAATTTTAGACGGGGTAGAAGAATTGAATATACCGGAAGACCTGGCTAAAGCGCTTGATACCAAATCAGATTCTAAAGCATATTTTCTGAGTTTAAGCAAGTCTGCCAGAAAAAGTATTTTGCAATGGCTTGTTCTCGCCAAACGATTAGAAACCAGGCATAAGAGAATTACGGAGATAGTGGAACTTGCCGCCAAAAAAATGAAACCTAAACAGTTCCGATAAAAATTAGTGAATGTAAAAGATGGCCTTTTGAACCTTTTTTAAAGGCCATCTTTTTTAAACCCGGTTTAGGTTAATTGAGTTGGGGAGGGTAACCGCAATCTGATGCTGAACCTCCTTCGGGGAAAGAGTCTACGCCAGGTATTGAGCCATCCGCGCATAATGTTCTACAGGAATGCTTCGATTTTACAGTCCCGGTATAACAGAAACAATTACAACCAACAGGGTCGTGCGGGCCTCCGCCCATGACATGTTTCAAATCTTTTCTTGATAACTTTTGAACCTCTTTTAAATTTCTCATAATGTCTTTTTTAAGTTTTTAAATTCGGCTACGAATCAATGTAGGCTTAAACTAAATATAACAATTATAATTGGTAATTGATTAATTGTAAATAATTAAGTCTGATTGTGTTGTTTGTGTATCTATTTGTTTAATTGTTGCCTGATTTTAATGTAATATGATAGGATTTGCTACCTTTTGTTTTTCGGTTTTACCATAATTTTACGAAATTTGATAGTATTCAAAGTTGATGTAGTTTTACGTAAAAAGGTAATGCGTAATGAATAATTATAATAATGAAATTATGAATATTGTGACACACGAAAAAGGGGTAATTAAGGTAGCTGAACTCATTTCTGATCAGATTTTAATCGGTAATGTCGAAGATGGGTTGCAATTAATGGGCGATCTGTACTATCAGGGTTATGACAAAATTATCATTTATGAAACAAACATCACACCTGATTTTTTCGATCTGAAAACCCGTCTTGCAGGAGAAGTTCTTCAGAAATTCTCTAACTACAGGGTGCAATTGGCCATCATAGGCGAATTCAGTAAATACCCCCGAAAAAGTATCCGGGATTTTATTTATGAAAGCAATAAAGGTAAAATCGTTAATTTTCTGCCGACAGTTGCCGCAGCAAAAGACAAGTTCTTCTATTAAGGATATTTCTTTGTCATTTACGTATCGGCAGCGTATCTTTATTCCATAAAAAAGAAAAGGATATGGATACTGAAAAAGCAATTCTGGCCGGCGGCTGTTTTTGGGGAGTAGAAGAACTGATCAGGCAATACCCTGGTGTGATTTCAACGGTAGTTGGATATACAGGAGGAGATGTTCCCAATGCAACTTACAGAAACCATGGCACACATGCGGAAGCCATAGAGATCGTATTTGATCCCAAACAATTGTCCTATCGTAAACTTCTTGAATATTTCTTCCAGATTCATAATCCGACAACACGAAACAGACAGGGAAATGATATCGGTACTTCTTATCGTTCTGCTATCTTTTTTATACACGAAACACAACGTGATACTGCAAAGACATTAATCGCAGATATGGAAGCCTCCGGAATCTGGCCGGGACCGATTGTAACGGAAGTTGTTCCGGCAACTGATTTTTGGAATGCCGAAGAGGAACACCAGGATTATTTGCAAAAACAGCCTTATGGATATACGTGTCATTTTGAAAGGCCGGATTGGAAACTATCCTAATTCCATCAAATAAACAAATCCATTACTTTGAACAGCCAGCTGATAAAATACCTTTTGCCTTATAAATAAGATTATGGTTACTTGTCATTTAAAATATATTATTGATCCTTATCAATTGACGGCTTTTGAAGCGTACGGTAAGAAATGGATAGAATTGGTCAATCGCCTTGGCGGACAGCATCATGGTTATTTCATGCCAAGTGAAGGGGCCAATAACATCGCATTTGCACTATTTTCATTTCCAAGCCTGGCTGATTATGAAATTTACAGAAACCGAATGCAAACAGATCCTGAATGTCTGGAAACATTCAGAATTGCTCAGGAAAACAGGTGCATCATCAGTTATGAGCGTACATTTCTAAAACCTGTATTCGAATAGCGGTGTTCAAATGCGGGGCTCCATATCCCGATCGAAATCCCGTAACAACAAAACCAGAACTGCGATCAAAAGGAGGAGGAAAATAACCGTTAATAAATAATATCTTCGGATAGATATTTAACCATGAGCGTAAGAAGAATTGCAAAAAAGTTGTTAAGTCTTGCGGTGGTCATAACTGTTCTGCTCTACGGCTGCTTTTCAAAAGGAAAAGAACCAAAAACGGAGCGTCTCTTTTATCTCGCCATCAAGGACAGAGATACTGCATCATTGAGCCTGGAGATTACCGGTACCTTGTTTAAAGGTAAATATGAAATAAATTATCATGGGAGTCATAAAGATTCCGGCGACGTAAAGGGCAGAATAAAGGGAGATACTTTGCTTGGCGATTACATTTTTCAGCATTATGGAATGGAAAAATGGCACAGGGCGCCGATAGCCTTACTTAAATGGGAGGAGAAGCTGGTGATGGGAGTGGGGGAAACGGAAACTTTTTTGAGCAAAAGTTATTTTAGAAAAGGTACGGTGATTGATTATGACCATGTAAAATTCATCTTCCAAAGAACGAAATAGTGATTATAGAAGTACCTTAGATTGATGACCATATACAGACTGTTATCCGAAATTCAACTAAAGCATCTGAAAGAGGGAATAACCATTAACCCGCCTGCTTCTATTCAAAGTATTGAAGCTTTTCAAAGTAAGATCGGCTTCAATTTACCTGCAGATTTTATTGAATTCTACTCAACTTGCAATGGCTTCGAATGCGAGGAACACATGTTTAACATCAGGAAATTGGAGGAAATCACAGATTTCGAAAGAGATTATGGAAGCAATTGGTTTCATTTTTCAGATTATCTGGTCAGCTCTGATTTATGGTCGTTAAGGGTGTTTGAAAACCACTACGAAATATTTAACCTCGGAGAAGTAGAGATCGTATTGACTTCATCTTTAAATGAGTTCTTAGAAAGATATCTGAAAGGAGATATTTTTGAACCCGAAGGATTGTACTATTGGCATGAGGAAATAAAATCAAAATAAAAGGATGGCAGAGGAACAAACTTTCACACTAAACCTAATCAATTCGTTAAAAGCCAGCGGAAAGAAAAGGATCTGCTCCAGAGGGGAATTGTTACTTAAAGAAGGTGAAATTGAAAAGAACCTATATTACATAGAATCTGGTGCTATACGTGTTTTCTTATTGTCGGCACATGAGGAGCAAACTATTCGGTTGGGCTATGAAGGTTCAATGATCAACTCTTTGTCCTCTTTTCTTAAGGGAAATCCATCTGAGTTTTATGTGGAAGCCATTAGGAAAACAACCTTAAAAGTATTTTCCAAAGCAGCACTCTCTGACATTGTAAATAAAAATATTGAAAGTCTAAACGGATACAATTCCTTATTGGAAACGGTGATTGCACAACAAATGGAGCGGGAGATTGACTTACTGACCGTTTCTCCGGCAGAACGCTTGCAAAGGGTACTTCGGCGAAGCCCAAACCTTTTTCAGCACATTCCTTTAAAATATATTGCTGCTTACTTAAGGATGACTCCTGAAACATTGAGCCGCATCCGAAATTCTTGATTTCAATCAAGTTGTATAAAATAGATTCTCTTCATTTTCGCAGAAATAAAACAACCGGAAATGAAAATAAGCAACGAAGCGTTAATACAGGAGCTTTTAGAAATCACCCAGAAGTCAACCCGTTCAATTAAAAAAATCAGGACCTTACCCATTACCCGGTTGAAGTACAAAGACAACCAGGAGACATGGAGTGTCTTAGAATGCATTGAGCATTTGAATCTATATGGTGACTTTTACCTTCCTGTTATAGAACAAGCGATTCTTTCCAATGAGCCATCTAAATTTCCGGGAGTATTTCGTAGCGGCATCATAGGAAACTATTTCGTTAATTTAATTCGCGTTAAGTCCGGAGCAATTAAAAAGATGTCTGCACAAAAAGAAATGAACCCTTTAAATTGTGATTTAACCATCACTACGATCGATCGGTTTTTAAAGCAACAGCAGCACTTGGAATCATTGCTGATACAAGCTAAATCCATTGATCTGGTTAAAGCTAAAACACCGGTTT comes from the Pedobacter sp. FW305-3-2-15-E-R2A2 genome and includes:
- a CDS encoding DinB family protein gives rise to the protein MKISNEALIQELLEITQKSTRSIKKIRTLPITRLKYKDNQETWSVLECIEHLNLYGDFYLPVIEQAILSNEPSKFPGVFRSGIIGNYFVNLIRVKSGAIKKMSAQKEMNPLNCDLTITTIDRFLKQQQHLESLLIQAKSIDLVKAKTPVSITRLLKLRLGDTLRFLVYHIERHVLQAERISN
- a CDS encoding DUF4180 domain-containing protein, with the protein product MNNYNNEIMNIVTHEKGVIKVAELISDQILIGNVEDGLQLMGDLYYQGYDKIIIYETNITPDFFDLKTRLAGEVLQKFSNYRVQLAIIGEFSKYPRKSIRDFIYESNKGKIVNFLPTVAAAKDKFFY
- a CDS encoding YafY family protein — its product is MNENDTKRLSRLTAILTQLQTKRLLTAAELANKFSVSTRTIYRDIKALEQAGVPVLTEEGKGYTLMEGYRIPPVMFTEKQANALILAEQLVLKNKDASFVEDYLEAINKIKAVLGNNVKNKAELLTERTRFSQNVNSERNSNNLSDLQFALTNFCLIRIKYTNEADKSTDRLIEPFAILSTQENWLLVAWCRLRNEFRYFRLDRIKKLEILAEKFSPHKMTLQEYFDKHY
- a CDS encoding DUF1761 domain-containing protein, whose protein sequence is MISQLANLNWIGVLLAFITYFFLGALWFTLLFNKQYKISLGRDNETLPNKAIFIVGPALCTLVITVVTAVLMHALNIQSFGAALELSLIVGVGYLFANTVNIAINPNIPRPILYGIISGTYHLVGILLVSVILMAMK
- a CDS encoding Crp/Fnr family transcriptional regulator translates to MAEEQTFTLNLINSLKASGKKRICSRGELLLKEGEIEKNLYYIESGAIRVFLLSAHEEQTIRLGYEGSMINSLSSFLKGNPSEFYVEAIRKTTLKVFSKAALSDIVNKNIESLNGYNSLLETVIAQQMEREIDLLTVSPAERLQRVLRRSPNLFQHIPLKYIAAYLRMTPETLSRIRNS
- a CDS encoding NIPSNAP family protein, which produces MVTCHLKYIIDPYQLTAFEAYGKKWIELVNRLGGQHHGYFMPSEGANNIAFALFSFPSLADYEIYRNRMQTDPECLETFRIAQENRCIISYERTFLKPVFE
- the msrA gene encoding peptide-methionine (S)-S-oxide reductase MsrA encodes the protein MDTEKAILAGGCFWGVEELIRQYPGVISTVVGYTGGDVPNATYRNHGTHAEAIEIVFDPKQLSYRKLLEYFFQIHNPTTRNRQGNDIGTSYRSAIFFIHETQRDTAKTLIADMEASGIWPGPIVTEVVPATDFWNAEEEHQDYLQKQPYGYTCHFERPDWKLS
- a CDS encoding SMI1/KNR4 family protein; the encoded protein is MTIYRLLSEIQLKHLKEGITINPPASIQSIEAFQSKIGFNLPADFIEFYSTCNGFECEEHMFNIRKLEEITDFERDYGSNWFHFSDYLVSSDLWSLRVFENHYEIFNLGEVEIVLTSSLNEFLERYLKGDIFEPEGLYYWHEEIKSK
- a CDS encoding YdeI/OmpD-associated family protein, which codes for MKKEVIATFCPASQQDWREWLIENHSSKQSVWLVYYKKKCNVPTINYSDAVDEALCFGWIDSTKKSLDDDTFMQFFCKRKPNSVWSKINKLKVEQLINSGLMTRAGLDRIEVAKQNGSWEILDGVEELNIPEDLAKALDTKSDSKAYFLSLSKSARKSILQWLVLAKRLETRHKRITEIVELAAKKMKPKQFR
- a CDS encoding MFS transporter; this translates as MHDEVVPEKVEDTSSIRWVLICLSLSILLSSLSTSIANVALPTLVGEFKGSFQEVQWVVLAYLFAITTMIVSVGKLGDTIGRKRLLLFGLSLFTLASVLCGVVSSLSLLIVFRAAQGFGAAIMMTLSLAFVSEMVPKEKFGQTMGLLGTMSAIGTALGPSLGGFLIVGMSWRMIFLINFPIGMLTFILVSRTLPADRQRMKSRRPGFDYTGTLLLALTLAAYALAMTTGRGHYGKFNAALLLIAIFGTILFVWVERTIAAPLIQLSVFQNPVWSAALIMNVLVATVMMATLVIGPFYLSSALGLSQASVGMVMSIGPVLSILSGVPAGRIVDHWGPALSVIIGLILMVAGSFMLSAFSGILGIAGYITAIAILTPGYQLFQAANSTSIMTEVLPGQQGVMSGLLNLSRNLGLITGASVMGAVFSLASGTNEMTSAGAEAILIGMRITFAVAGILIVFALAIAIRSSNKYKR